aaaccattaaaattttactaaaattggatcgcagaactcaaatttaaaaaaaatcaaaaaaaaagaatacttCGGATAAACGAGGCTTGACTAtctgaagttttgattatcaatacatgaaatttcaaacaccTTCTTGAGTTATACTCTACAATTTCGAAAATAgactttttatcgattttttttttatttcagcatGTAAAAAGCCTTTAGctataatttgttattttcaaatagAAGCCTTGATTAACAAAAATTAGATATTTTGATTGAATTGAACAGAaatttgctcaatttttttttactttttggcattgaaaatctgaccaatAGGTATTTTGAGAGATATTCGAAGtgaataaaaaatgaaagatactgtgaaaaatatttttgcaaaattaggaCTTAAAGAGGCTTTATCTAAGTAAACAGTAGTTTgatcaaaactgtcaaaatataaaaattattggaaattttctcgtcttttctaaagtattttttaaggtgaaaaaattgtgcactttatcaaaatttcaaaatgattcatgaaatgttgtttagcatattttcgattttgaaaaatcaggatAATTTGTTCGCGTACATATTACTTCAAAaagaaaatccaaaattccATTTGTATAGATGTTCATTTTGCATGATCAGCCCATGAAATTGTATGGttcctttttttgaaaaactgaacaAAGGGAATGcaaggaaaaaatatattatacaAATAAGGAAATACATAgttaaaaatctcgaaaaaattgtttaattctaGAGAATAACTTTCCAACCAAATTAAAATCTTTTTATCATGTTtggtttttctcaatttttatgtCTGTGTCATAAATAAGTTGATggtaaactaattttttttttgaatttgcttagtttgtatttttattaacaaaatgttaaaaatcataTCCGACCCTCAACCACTCTAAATAACCAATTTGGCAAGTCTTATAGGTTGGGTACCTGTTTTAAAACTTTCCATTCCGATATTCTTTATTTTATTACTGAGGTTTTCACCGTATGCCATTTTCCAATCAAAAATATAATGCCTCATAAATTCCTCTTTTTCCTCTGGACTTCGGACATataataaaactaaaatattttttaagaaaaataattaagaaaaacgtgacaagatgagattttttttttaatttgaaacatattttgatatttaggctaaacataaattttgaaaaaagctcgatatttttgctagaatcaggggtttttctcaacatttatttttcttaaaagagAAATATGCACTCTCCCTGCAAAGACTTATGAACTGATCACagttcaaaaattctccaaaactctgaattgcaaatgtaacatcttggagcagaactgttaaattctaatacaTAAAACACTAATGatatagaaatttttaattttatttaaaataagaactCATTAGTGATTAATGCATTTTGTATCGCTTTGAGGTTCTGaaaaattagtaaattattcgttTTTGAAATCTATTGAGAATCCAGTTTACCgaacttttaattttcaaaagttgaaatgaaatctaacatccaaaattgaaaatttatatcaCATTTCCGACTTTTTCGCTAGCTAGGAAGTTCAGGTTTTCATCGAGTTTTGACTTCAACTAATAATTATTTGGCCAACCTAGTAtcaattattttcttatttcagatagttaaaaaagttatgtaCATTGAAAACATTCAGTGATTTAGATGTCGGCTTATACATTTTTCGCcgatataaatatattttacattttatgtGTACGTGTTGCATAAATcaaatccaaaattaaaaaaaaaatatatcaaaagatCCTTCCCTCAAACCTACGCCACTGCGCCCAATCCGGCGACGTCCTACGATATAGATATCCgtttatttgcaaaaatttcaatattttgttccTTCCACCAAAAACAGAGAGAGCCgagcttagaaaaaaaaaaacgttggcaAAAATAAATGATTCCCGAACCTCTCATCGAAACGGTGGTCCGTGACTTTGGCTACGACGACGGTCGGGGAGGCCACCCCTGGAGGGGGCACCACCTCACCGAGGACAGTCCCGCGCGAGTATCTGTTTGTTTGGTAGTGAGGTTATGAATTCCGATTCAGGGTTTCAACCCGGGGCGAGCTTCATTCTTGATATTTTGGTGTTGTTATGCCGATTGGTTTGGTGGTGGGTCAGCAGGGGGGTTCCAAGGAGGGGGAGGGTACTCCGTTGGTATCGCTGTGTGTATGCATAAATACCGACCGATTCCGGAATCACAAGCCCGCGTTTTTCGCTGAAATGAGCCGAAGCGAAATTGCGCCCATCAGTAGTTTCAGAATGACAGTTGGTATGGTTAGACCATGTCTAACGTCGTGAAGCGATTCCAGAATGTACAATCAAAGTATGCGAAGTTTAATCCGGCCAAAGCGGCAGTGCTGTCGGCTGCGGGCACCGGAAATAATGGATCGCCCGAGGGTTCGATCTCGGAGGCTGGTTCCAGAACGCCGACGTCGGCGCTCGGCGTGGACTTCCAGGCGGCCATTCTGGCGCAAAATATTGAGGTAAATGAAGCAGCCGAATCGGAAGGCACCAAAAGTGGTCCACCTCAACTTGTTCCGGGGCCAGTGCCAGGGCCGAGTGGTCAGGGGTCGGTGTCACTTCGGAAGAATAGTAACCTTGGACCGCCGAGACGCAGCGTGGGCGGGCCTGCTGGCAAACGGAATTCTACGGTTGGCAAGAGTCCGGTTCAACCGCGACGCGGAGGGACCGTGGCCATTCCTAGCAACCGGGTTGAAGTTCAGAAGCTGGCCACCAATTTTTTGACACTGAATAAAAGAAGAAGAGCTGCGGCAGCAAGCAGAAGCAAAAATAAGCCATGTTGGCAAGATATAGTAAGGATCAATTTTTTACAGAAAGGCAAAATACCACTCCTGCTTGCTGTCGAGGCTGGTAACCAGTCTATGTGCAGGGAGCTCCTTTCGGCACAAACGGCAGATCAACTGAAGGTGAGTAAAGCCCAACCATTTATCTCCCAAAACAAATGACCAAACCATgaccacaaacacacaaacatatCCCATAAAAAACAAATCCCACCTTCAGAACGAGAAAGAAATCGGAAAGTGCTAGTGAAATCATTCAAAACCCAGTATTTTTCGTGAAGAATCGTGTTATGTAACCACGTGCAACCATAACCTCACATTCGTAGAAGAATATACCATGTGAAAAGTGCAGGAAATCataaatgcaaaacaaaaattgatgaACATCATACACCATAACCTCCCGGATAGCACACAACACACATCAGAAGTAGGCTATCTACTAGAAATCGCAACCAACAAACGCCATCTGTGAACCCCTTTTCCTTTCCCACCTCCGAGCAGTAGGGTGTcctgaatgttttttttcatgggcaaatttctaaatttatacttttcgttttgtttttgttttatgtaactttttactAAGTGacaattaacattttaaaaaatgcagGTGTTTTGATAAGCgatacataaatacataaatcttcaaaatcatgattttgattttaaagtttgtccaaactgaaaaaaataaaacttgttaTTGCTTTAGTTTGATTTATTATGCCAAAATAttgttacaaaaattttggttactaaaacactaaatttaaaatcaaaatggtTTGGTTTTGTACATTTATGTATTCAAAGGGTACAAAGTAGAAGAAAAAGCTAAAAACAATAtaatagaaagttttttttttatctaaaagaaAAGATTAAACATgtcatcgggactggcaacaccagccagcaacagtgaagtgttcggagctcttcaaacttttcgatttttttcgccgtaaattaccgtgattacccgcgagtttgctcctccagcatgccaagggccggccgtggccgaggcagttcgagtgcggcctcgaaaaacccgcgaagttcatctaccggcagagtgcagaaaggtaaacataccaacgccgcatcgaccgccatcgcgcaagggagcgtgcccggtgacgtcaccgatccttcatttttacacgtgtcataccgtccacgtgagtccccagtacggacgagacaatcgacccgggcatccggaagcacttccggccagcagcagcagcagcagcagtccaccagcactacgacaacaaccacttccaatgttcccaccagcaacgaatttgagatgctgagtggagatgaaaacaacaccgacagtgacagcagcaatgctgacgacgacgatgacgatgatgaacttgcgcgcaggCAAGAAAAGACGAAAAATTGTaattctccgaaggaacgacgaccacctccaatttttgttttggatacgttggcggatgatgttgacgagttgcttgagggactccaatattgtctcaaaattagcaaaacttctgtgcaagtgattacccacaagaagctgcatttcgacttggtggtgaagaagttaaagttgcgaaacttcaaattcttcacatttgaccctgcagagaaggtcccagtgaagatcgtccttcagggatatccggaccgcccgatctccgacctggaagaacacctgacgggcgtcaaggtaaagcctcgagagataaaggtgctctcgaaatcgactacagtgacaggtacgtacactttgtacctcctgtacttcgatcgtgggtccgtcaaaatccaggatcTACGGCGGAttaaagcactggacggcttcttcgtgacgtggcgattctacacgaaaaatccgaccgacgcagcgcaatgccaccgctgtcaaaaattcggacacggttccagaaactgcaatcttccaccccggtgcgtaaagtgcggtgagacccacttcaccgaaaggtgcaatcttccgtggaaagaccagctgggggaaaacgcccagcagcacaaagcgcgcgtcaagtgcgcgaactgtggtggaaaccacacggcgaatttccgtggctgtgccgcgcggaaaaagtacctcgaggagcaggacaagaagaagaaagcgccagcgtcccgccaacctccgaagacttcgagctcgaacgctgcagcagctggcggcggagcggttcaatcgaccaacccagcgttccctcccggttggggaggttcgtacgctagagtagccgcttctgggggcggttctcccccgggacaagctgatgttaccggtgatgacctcttcacgcttcctgagtttttcgcccttgctggagagatgctcacgcgctttcgtgcctgccgaaacaaggcagaacaattccaagctctcagtgagctgatgatgaagtacatctacaacggataagctgccttgtgcagtgaagcttttcgacgtcaatagacaaaacatactgtgatttagttataagcttttctatttctatccttttccttagtaaatctagaaggtttttttttttaatttttccttctcttgccaaatccattgttagaatatccaattacatcaaaatgaattatagttcaaatcatagttgaaaggaactccaaaactctattaggttataagaaatacggaattgttaattgattatttactaataaaataaattgaattgaattgaaaaaagattAAACAAATTGGTTGATTTACTCTTCTAGTAATTGAATTTGTTTAAACAAACTTCTTGATGAAATGTTTGGTTTAAATATGCAAATTGACTTATGAAATAGTATTAGGtccttgcaaatatttttcaatgtttatttgtctttaagggtgcacagcaaccaaggaagttgttgtcttcttattctaaatttgtcaaacttacggacgcAATCCTTCAAGAATctgattataaaaatattcaagctttattgtaaataactttgaagacagCAATTTAggagatgaataaaaaat
This region of Culex pipiens pallens isolate TS unplaced genomic scaffold, TS_CPP_V2 Cpp_Un0255, whole genome shotgun sequence genomic DNA includes:
- the LOC120432110 gene encoding uncharacterized protein LOC120432110, which encodes MSNVVKRFQNVQSKYAKFNPAKAAVLSAAGTGNNGSPEGSISEAGSRTPTSALGVDFQAAILAQNIEKGKIPLLLAVEAGNQSMCRELLSAQTADQLKVSKAQPFISQNK